The genomic region CTTTGTTTTTTTGCTCTTTGAGAACACGCTGAATCGCGGGCTTTGAAATCTTCAGCCGCACATTGCAGTTGGATGAGGATCAGAACGCTCAAAAAGAGCAATTTTCTTTGCTGATATGACATAGTTTTCAAGCAAATCTTAAAGAAATGGCCGGTTTTAAATTCTTTTTTGTGCTTTTAGAATCGGAATTTAACTGAAAAATTGCAAAAAGCTCCGGTTCACCGGCATTTTCTCAATGGTTCAATCCGATTCTACAGATTTTTCGATTTTATACGAGGAAAACCACCGAACCGTATATCATTTTCTTCTTAAGATTTCCGGTGATCCGGAGGTTGCGGAGGATCTTACACAAGAAGCCTTCCTAAAAGCGTTTACCTTTTTCGCGAAATTCGATTCTAAGATCGCTTCTTTCAGTACGTGGACATGTTCTATTGCAAAAAATTTATACTTCAAGCATTATAATAAACAGAAAAAAGAGTTTGGGAACCTCAGCCTCGGAGATTTGGTCACCGATATAGAAGTGAATCCGGAGATTCCGGAAAATTTAGAGAAAGCTTTTTTAGAAAAAGCAATAAAAGATTCAATTGAGAGTCTTCCTGAGCCCGAAAAAAGTATAATATTATTTAAGGAACTCGAAAGGAAAACTCTGAAAGAAACCGCGCAAGCTTTGGGAATTTCAGAAAGAACCGTAAGTAGAAGGTTGATTTCAGCCGTCTCTTTACTCAGAGCTCAAATGGAAAAAAAAGGACTCCAATTCTAAGATTTTCTACCATGAAAGCAAAAGTAGACAACATAGAACGTTTTGAAGACCTCTTAGGGAAATACCTGTACGGTGAACTGGACGCCGAAGGTAAAAAGGAACTTCTTCAATTTGTAATCAAAAACGAGAAAGCTCGTTCTATGTACCAATCCTCTACTCGAGTGAATTCGGTTTTGTCCTACGCTCTTTCCGATTCCGCCGAAAAATCCGGCTCCGGACAAGCCGGAAAAATATTAAACTTTCCGAATGTTATTTTTAAATCCCGTCCCCTGACTTCCGGTCTTGCCGTAGCGGCTGTACTTTTAATCGCGGGGGTTTCTTTCTGGTTGAGTTACGGAACCTGGTCCGATACGAAATTGGATCAAGCCTTTATCAATTCGTACGGAGATTGTAAGATCGACGGTGTGGCTTCTCAACCCGGTGCGAATCTTCTCGATCGTAAATTGGTTTCCGGAAATTTTTCGATCTGCGAATTTCAAGTCGAAGGCACAAAAAGCGTCGCGGTTCGTATGTTGCCCGGTTCGGAAGTTTCCGTTACCGGAAATAAAAAATATTCTTCCTTAAACGTGGCTCGTGGCTCCGTGCTCGTGGATTCGATTCAAAACGAAACCGCGGGAGAAGGGTTATTGGCGATTCTTTCTCCCGATGTAAGAGCGTTTCTCATCGGAACGAAGGTCGTTTATTCCAGAGAAGTGGGAGAATCGCATTCCAAACTCGATTTGGACGTTTTGGACGGAAAGGTAGAAATTGAAACCGGTCCTTCCATCGCTTTTGAAAAAACGGCGAATTCTTTAACGAATGAAGAACGGGAATTTTTGAAGATGAACTTTCCGATTCTTTTTCAAAGTAAGAAAGTTCAAATCAACCGAGGACAATCCTTGTCTTGGAAGGGAATTCCCGAGTCGAGTTTGAAGAAGATTCGTTCTTTGGAAAAAAGCATCGAAGAAGCCAAGGCGAAGGGCGTAAAACTGGAAGAGAGTTTCGTCTTTGCGTTGAATTCCGATGTTCGTAAACTCGGAAGTGAAAGTGTGGTTTCCATGTTTTCGATGGACGACGATCTGAACAAAAAGATCAAGAACATGCTTCCGAATCAGGAAAAGGATTTGGAAGAGAAATTCAAATCCATGGTCCGTTTCGCTCCTACCGATCTCAAACAGGTCGAAAAATTAAAGTCCTTGGTCGCGAAACTCGACAACACCGCCTTAATTCAGATCTTAAAGGATAAAAATCAACCCGATATCGAAAGGGTGATTCATTTCAAAGACGGTTCTCATGTGAAAGGTTTCGTTTATCAACACGAGAGTTTTTATATTCTTTTGAAAAACGATGGAAACCTTCTTTTCCCGATCGACGCAGTTGATTCGATCGATTTCGAATAAAAAACCTATCTTGACTTTTGTATTCATGGGGAGGATTTTTCGAAATCCATGAATTTTTCCGAATTGAAAAAGAACGTTCCGAATCCTTCTCCGAAATACCGCACAGGCTTGTCCTTTTTTTTTGGCCGCGTTGAAACCTATTTTTTATATTCTCTTTTTATAATACTGTTATTCCGTTTTGATCAAAATCCATTGTTTGCGGATACGGTCGTTTTAAGAAACGGGGTCGAATACAAAAACGTTAAAACGAACTTGGGAAAAACCTCCCTCAAAATCCGAACGGAATCAGGTGGCACGTTCAGTGTTCCGATCACCGCGATTAAATCGATCAAATCCATTCCCGTTCAGTGGGAAGAAAAGCCCGGGGAGAATGGGTCGGTTGAAGAAGTAGAAACCGTTTCTGAAGAAGAGGATCAACCCGAAAATTCCCCGACTTCAAACGAATCTTTGAACGCACAAAACGATTCCACCTTTAAAAGTAGAACCGAAGCGGCCAAATTTTCGATTTTGGAATCTC from Leptospira kmetyi serovar Malaysia str. Bejo-Iso9 harbors:
- the rsx gene encoding LIMLP_03685 family anti-sigma factor is translated as MKAKVDNIERFEDLLGKYLYGELDAEGKKELLQFVIKNEKARSMYQSSTRVNSVLSYALSDSAEKSGSGQAGKILNFPNVIFKSRPLTSGLAVAAVLLIAGVSFWLSYGTWSDTKLDQAFINSYGDCKIDGVASQPGANLLDRKLVSGNFSICEFQVEGTKSVAVRMLPGSEVSVTGNKKYSSLNVARGSVLVDSIQNETAGEGLLAILSPDVRAFLIGTKVVYSREVGESHSKLDLDVLDGKVEIETGPSIAFEKTANSLTNEEREFLKMNFPILFQSKKVQINRGQSLSWKGIPESSLKKIRSLEKSIEEAKAKGVKLEESFVFALNSDVRKLGSESVVSMFSMDDDLNKKIKNMLPNQEKDLEEKFKSMVRFAPTDLKQVEKLKSLVAKLDNTALIQILKDKNQPDIERVIHFKDGSHVKGFVYQHESFYILLKNDGNLLFPIDAVDSIDFE
- a CDS encoding RNA polymerase sigma factor encodes the protein MVQSDSTDFSILYEENHRTVYHFLLKISGDPEVAEDLTQEAFLKAFTFFAKFDSKIASFSTWTCSIAKNLYFKHYNKQKKEFGNLSLGDLVTDIEVNPEIPENLEKAFLEKAIKDSIESLPEPEKSIILFKELERKTLKETAQALGISERTVSRRLISAVSLLRAQMEKKGLQF